In Pedobacter heparinus DSM 2366, the following are encoded in one genomic region:
- a CDS encoding ArsR/SmtB family transcription factor, whose amino-acid sequence MDQLEVFKALSNKTRLQILQWLKEPEKYFPEQEHADFESVGVCVGQIQQKAGLTQSTVSEYLSMLQKSGLLESTRLGQWTYYKRNEAAFARLSVIIQSEI is encoded by the coding sequence ATGGATCAGCTCGAAGTTTTTAAGGCATTATCTAATAAGACCAGGCTGCAAATTTTGCAATGGCTTAAGGAACCTGAAAAATATTTTCCGGAACAGGAACATGCCGATTTTGAAAGTGTAGGAGTTTGTGTGGGTCAGATACAGCAAAAGGCAGGTTTAACACAGTCTACCGTTTCAGAATATTTGTCTATGCTCCAGAAATCAGGTTTACTGGAGTCGACCAGGCTGGGGCAGTGGACTTACTACAAAAGAAATGAAGCGGCTTTTGCCCGGTTGAGCGTTATCATCCAATCTGAAATTTAA
- a CDS encoding NADH:flavin oxidoreductase, whose translation MSTANLFRPFSLKSLNIKNRIVMAPMTRSFSPAGVPTADVAAYYSRRAAGEVGLILSEGTVIDRVSSSNDPNVPHFYGTKALAGWKEVIHSVHHAGGSMGPQIWHMGIMDNHHSGWLPPAPFEGPSDLNRPGFSNGVAMTQDDIDAAVKAYGKAAAEAKRLGFDCVEVHGAHGYLIDQFFWEGTNNRSDNYGGQTLAERTRFGVEVIKEVRRQVGEDFTIILRLSQWKPADYTFKLAKTPKEMESWLEPLVEAGVDIFHCSQRRFWEPEFEGSDLNFAGWAKKITGKATITVGSVGLSGEFLAAFKGESSEPSSLEELMRRMDRGDFDLVAVGRPLLADPNWVQKIRDERLSELKGFSREALMQLL comes from the coding sequence ATGAGTACTGCAAATCTATTCAGGCCTTTTAGTCTGAAATCATTGAACATAAAAAACAGGATTGTAATGGCACCAATGACACGTTCTTTTTCACCTGCTGGTGTGCCAACAGCAGATGTTGCTGCCTATTATTCCAGAAGGGCGGCAGGCGAAGTGGGCTTAATCCTGTCGGAAGGAACGGTTATAGACCGTGTTTCTTCGTCAAATGACCCTAATGTCCCTCATTTTTATGGTACTAAAGCATTGGCGGGATGGAAGGAAGTGATCCATAGCGTGCACCATGCCGGCGGAAGTATGGGACCCCAGATCTGGCACATGGGGATTATGGATAACCATCATTCGGGATGGTTACCTCCCGCACCTTTTGAAGGGCCATCTGATTTGAACAGACCTGGTTTTTCGAATGGTGTGGCGATGACACAGGACGATATTGATGCGGCTGTTAAAGCTTATGGAAAAGCTGCAGCTGAAGCAAAGAGACTGGGTTTTGATTGCGTGGAGGTACATGGTGCACATGGCTATCTGATAGACCAGTTTTTTTGGGAAGGCACCAATAACCGGAGCGATAACTACGGGGGCCAAACCCTGGCCGAGCGTACCAGGTTTGGTGTAGAAGTAATTAAAGAAGTGAGAAGACAGGTAGGCGAGGATTTTACCATTATTTTGCGATTATCCCAATGGAAGCCAGCTGATTATACTTTTAAGCTGGCTAAAACGCCTAAGGAAATGGAGTCCTGGTTGGAACCCCTTGTTGAGGCTGGTGTAGACATCTTTCATTGTTCGCAGCGACGCTTCTGGGAACCTGAGTTTGAAGGGTCGGATCTGAACTTTGCAGGCTGGGCCAAGAAAATAACTGGAAAAGCAACCATCACTGTTGGTTCTGTGGGTTTGTCGGGCGAGTTTCTGGCAGCCTTTAAAGGAGAAAGTTCTGAGCCAAGTTCATTGGAAGAGCTGATGAGAAGAATGGATAGGGGCGATTTTGACCTGGTTGCTGTTGGCCGGCCATTGCTGGCAGATCCAAACTGGGTACAGAAAATAAGGGACGAACGCCTTAGCGAATTAAAAGGCTTTTCAAGGGAAGCGCTGATGCAACTGTTATAA
- a CDS encoding SRPBCC family protein, which translates to MTVIESTTELNLPVEKVYAFLADLNNHQQLMPENIYNWSSTADEASFTIQNMAKLSIKISNRIENKELVAIPVEKAPFDVELKWTVADNGKGGTIAKHIISADLNMMMKMLAAGPLKKLADHQTERLAEVLK; encoded by the coding sequence ATGACAGTTATTGAAAGTACAACAGAGCTAAATTTACCTGTAGAAAAGGTATATGCATTTTTGGCAGACCTGAACAATCATCAGCAATTGATGCCTGAAAATATCTATAACTGGTCTTCCACAGCAGATGAAGCCAGTTTTACCATACAAAACATGGCCAAACTGTCCATAAAAATTTCCAACCGCATAGAGAATAAGGAACTGGTTGCCATTCCTGTTGAAAAAGCACCCTTTGATGTAGAGTTAAAGTGGACAGTGGCCGACAACGGAAAGGGTGGTACCATAGCCAAGCATATTATATCGGCCGACCTGAACATGATGATGAAAATGCTGGCTGCAGGCCCTTTAAAAAAGCTGGCTGATCATCAGACAGAAAGGCTAGCAGAAGTATTAAAATAA
- the pyrE gene encoding orotate phosphoribosyltransferase, translating into MYNKSDIELKVAEFLLQIKAIKLQPANPFTWASGWKSPIYCDNRVTLSHPSVRTYIRQKLSQLIQEEFGSVDLIAGVATAGIPQGALVAQELGLPFAYVRAKAKEHGTGSLIEGEIVEGQRVVVIEDLISTGKSSLQAVEALRKAGLSVAGLVAIFTYGFDQADENFAAAKCRYATLSNYNTLIEYAAEHSFIAQKDVDLLTKWRRNPAEWGKELEELNNS; encoded by the coding sequence ATGTATAATAAAAGTGATATTGAATTAAAGGTAGCTGAATTTTTATTACAAATAAAAGCAATAAAGTTACAGCCGGCTAACCCATTTACATGGGCATCTGGTTGGAAATCCCCAATTTACTGTGACAACAGGGTCACGCTTTCCCATCCCTCCGTTAGAACCTACATCAGACAAAAGCTTTCCCAGTTGATACAGGAAGAGTTTGGTTCTGTAGACCTGATTGCAGGTGTAGCCACGGCAGGTATCCCACAGGGTGCATTGGTAGCCCAGGAACTCGGTTTACCATTTGCTTATGTAAGGGCTAAAGCAAAAGAACACGGTACAGGAAGCCTGATAGAAGGCGAGATTGTAGAAGGACAACGGGTAGTAGTGATAGAAGACCTGATCTCGACAGGAAAAAGCAGCTTACAGGCTGTTGAAGCTTTAAGAAAAGCAGGCTTATCAGTAGCCGGACTGGTTGCCATATTTACTTATGGTTTTGACCAGGCTGACGAAAACTTTGCAGCAGCAAAATGCCGTTATGCTACACTTTCCAACTACAACACTTTAATCGAATACGCAGCAGAACATAGCTTTATTGCTCAGAAAGATGTAGATCTTTTAACAAAATGGCGCAGGAACCCTGCTGAATGGGGAAAAGAATTAGAAGAATTAAATAACAGCTAA
- a CDS encoding sigma-70 family RNA polymerase sigma factor, whose product MKEIRIERSITNRSQDSLARYLQEISKYPLLDAEEEIVLGKRIKEGDWDALQRLVSSNLRFVVTVAKKYESPDLSLADLISDGNIGLIKAAERFDEKRGFKFISYAVWWIRQSILQGMNTSKRMVHLPMSQISGIRQVKRSEIKLEQELQRIPCREELAGFMKTAEEVVYDYLYISGSQVSLDAPTEGQDGVLIPCIVQYDKGPAPDASLERESLEKDVQRMMDILSPRERSILFLAYGMGNNRPLQNDDISTLLGLSTETIRRSKNKALDRLRGLKEIKMMRRYL is encoded by the coding sequence ATGAAGGAAATCAGGATTGAAAGATCAATTACCAACAGGAGCCAGGATTCTCTGGCCCGCTACCTGCAGGAAATTTCAAAATACCCCTTGCTGGATGCAGAGGAAGAAATTGTCCTGGGAAAGAGGATTAAAGAAGGAGACTGGGATGCACTGCAAAGGCTGGTTAGCAGTAACCTGCGTTTTGTGGTTACAGTAGCTAAAAAATATGAAAGTCCGGACCTGTCGCTGGCCGACCTGATTTCGGATGGAAACATTGGCCTGATCAAGGCTGCAGAACGTTTTGATGAAAAAAGAGGTTTCAAATTTATTTCTTATGCTGTATGGTGGATCCGACAATCTATCCTGCAGGGAATGAACACCAGTAAACGAATGGTACACCTGCCCATGAGCCAGATCAGCGGGATACGGCAGGTAAAAAGATCAGAAATAAAACTGGAGCAGGAGCTTCAACGGATACCCTGCAGGGAAGAACTTGCCGGATTTATGAAGACTGCTGAGGAGGTAGTTTATGATTATCTGTATATTTCAGGTAGCCAGGTCTCATTGGATGCACCAACTGAAGGTCAGGATGGCGTGCTGATTCCTTGTATTGTTCAGTACGACAAAGGTCCGGCACCGGATGCCAGTCTAGAACGGGAATCACTTGAGAAGGATGTGCAACGCATGATGGACATCCTTAGTCCGCGCGAACGGAGCATTCTTTTTCTTGCTTATGGTATGGGTAACAACAGGCCATTGCAAAATGACGACATCAGTACTTTACTTGGATTAAGTACTGAAACAATCCGCCGTTCTAAAAATAAGGCACTGGACAGGCTTCGGGGCTTAAAAGAAATAAAAATGATGCGCAGATATCTTTAA
- a CDS encoding NUDIX hydrolase, whose translation MKKYRIYINDNTLYITATAPELITEIEPLEVEGFYFPSFYKRLSTVSGKSYLLIDKDPQALFKSIKKSCTIIKAAGGLVASAKGRHLFIFRNKRWDLPKGKVEKGEKMKEAALREVEEECGVKIYTNGDKLCKTYHVYTLGTKIVLKKTNWYSMTVKGEPKLIPQKEEGITKASWLGKDELKPIIANTYPSIMDVLEAGELLEQRVL comes from the coding sequence ATGAAAAAATATAGGATTTACATTAACGACAACACTTTATATATTACTGCAACTGCACCCGAACTGATTACTGAGATTGAACCGCTGGAGGTTGAGGGTTTTTATTTTCCCTCCTTTTATAAAAGGTTAAGTACGGTATCGGGCAAATCCTATTTATTGATAGATAAGGACCCGCAGGCATTGTTTAAGAGCATAAAAAAAAGCTGCACGATCATTAAAGCAGCTGGTGGACTGGTAGCCAGTGCCAAAGGCAGGCATCTCTTTATTTTCAGGAATAAAAGATGGGACCTGCCCAAGGGAAAAGTAGAGAAGGGCGAGAAAATGAAGGAAGCGGCCTTAAGAGAAGTGGAGGAGGAATGCGGGGTGAAAATTTATACCAATGGGGATAAGCTCTGTAAAACTTATCATGTATATACCCTGGGCACTAAAATAGTACTTAAAAAGACGAACTGGTATAGTATGACCGTTAAGGGCGAACCTAAACTGATCCCCCAAAAAGAAGAGGGCATTACAAAGGCCAGCTGGCTGGGCAAAGATGAGCTTAAGCCTATAATAGCAAATACTTATCCGTCTATTATGGACGTACTGGAAGCCGGTGAGCTTTTAGAACAGCGTG